The following DNA comes from Microbacterium terregens.
GAGCGAGAAGTCGGGACGGATCTGGATCACGCCGAAATCGCCGCGGCTGAGTCCGCCCTCGTTGGCCAGCGCGCCGACGATCTGGCGCGGCTCGACGCGGTGGCGCTTGCCGACCGCGAGGCGGTAGGTGGCCATCCTGCTGTTGCTCGGCCGTTGCCGGCGCTCGGGTCGCTCACCTCGATCGTCGCGGTCGAACCGCCCCGGGCGTTCGCCCCGGTCGCTGCGGTCATCGCGGTCGAACTTCTGTCGGGCCGGTTCCGGCTCGAGCAGCAGCGGCGATTCGCCCTGGGCGACGACGGCCAGCGCCGCGGCCACATCGACCTCGGGGACGTCGTGGTTGCGCACGTAGTGGGCGATGACGTCACGGAAACCGTCGATCCGCTCGGTCTGATCCAGCGCGGCCGTGATGCGGTCGTCGAAGCGCGCGAGGCGGGTCACGTTGACGTCCTCGGCGGTGGGCAGCTGCATCTGCGTCAGCGGCTGACGAGTCGCGCGCTCGATCGCCGCGACGAGGCCGCGCTCGCGCGGTGTCACGAAGCTGATCGCGTCGCCGGTGCGCCCGGCACGGCCGGTACGCCCGATGCGGTGCACGTAGGACTCGGTGTCGGTGGGGATGTCGAAGTTGACCACGTGGGAGATACGGTCCACGTCGAGCCCGCGGGCGGCGACGTCCGTCGCCACCAGAATGTCGAGCTTGCCGGACTTCAGCTGGTTCACGGTCCGCTCGCGCTGGACTTGGGCGATGTCTCCGTTGATCGCGGCGGCGCTGTAACCCCGGGCGCGCAGCTTCTCGGCGACCTCTTCGGTCGCGCTCTTCGTCCGCGCGAAGACGATCATGCCCTCGAAGTTCTCGACCTCGAGGATGCGGGTGAGCGCGTCGATCTTCTGCTGGAAGGACACGATGAGGTACCGCTGCGTCGTGGACGCCGACGTGGTCGTCTTGGTCTTGACGGTGATCTCTTCGGGGTCGTGCAGGTACTGCTTCGACATCCGGCGGATCGCGGCCGGCATCGTCGCGGAGAACAGCGCGACCTGCTTGGTCGACGGCGTGTCGGCGAGGATCGTCTCGACATCCTCGGCGAAGCCCATCTTGAGCATCTCGTCGGCTTCGTCCAGCACCAGGTACTTCAGCTCGGACAGGTCGAGCGTGCCCTTGTCGAGGTGATCCATGATGCGGCCGGGAGTGCCGACGATGATGTGCACGCCGCGGCGGAGCGCGGACAGCTGCACACCGTAGCCCTGACCGCCGTACACCGGCAGCACGCGGACGCCGCGGGTGTGGGAGGCGTACTTCTCGAACGCCTCGCAGACCTGGAGCGCGAGCTCGCGCGTAGGGGCGAGCACGAGGGCCTGCGGCGTCTTCTGTGCCACGTCAAGGCGATCGAGGATCGGCAGTGCGAAGGCGGCGGTCTTGCCGGTTCCGGTCTGGGCGAGACCGACGACGTCGCGGCCGGCCAGCAGCGTGGGGATCGTCGCGGCCTGGATGGCGGACGGGGTCTCGTACCCGACGTCGCTGAGTGCCTTCAGCACCGCGTCGCCCAATCCGAGGTCGGAGAACGTCATCGCGGCGGGCTCAACAGGAGCCTCGGTCTCGATCGGGGTGTCGACGGAAGTCACGCTTCAGGATAGTGCCGCCAGCTGGGAGACCGCGGCAAAAGCCGCGGTCTCACGCGATCGCGGTGCGCCGGGTGAGGTCCGGATCCCGCGGCGCGACCAGCCACCCCGCGATCGTCATGACGACCGGGACGGCCACGGCGAGGATGCCCAGCCACGGCCACGGGGCATCGGCGAATCGCAGGTAGTCCTGGCTCGTCTGCGACATCCCCCACGAGGGGATGAGGCCGGCGGCCGTGCCGAGGCTCGTGCCGACGCCGACGACGATCGCCGCCTGCCACGCGTTGATGCGACGACGGATGCCGCGGCCGGCCCCCACGGCGGTGAGCGTCGCGTCGTCCGGCCGCCGTTCGAAGCGCGCGAGACTGAGGCAGATCGCGCCGGCGCCGATCACGAGCACGACGGCGACGCCGGAGATCAGCCACAGCCACGGCTGGATCGGGTCCGGACCGCGCTCGACGCTCACGGCGAGCGAGCCCTGCTCGCCGATCCGCACGGCCTCAGCGGATGCGCGGATCGCGTCGACGAGCTCGTCGCTCGCCGGCTCCGCGTAGGCCGCGAACATGACCTGCGGCGCGAGCGCGATGCCGAGCCCCCGCGCCGTCTGCGGGGCGATCACCGTCTGCAGCATGCCGGGTGGCCGCTCCAGCCGAAGCGTCCTGGCAGGAAGCTCGTGCACGGCGGCGGGCTCCGGCAGGGACGCCGCGGAGGCGGTGCCGCTGTAGTACGCGTTGAGCGCGTCGTTGTAGCTGCTCATTCCGGCAGACGTCCACTGCACGACCTGCGCCGTGCCCTCGTCCTCGTAGTTGCCCCACCGATCGACGGACAGGAGGGCGCCGTCGCGGAAAGCGCTGAGGATG
Coding sequences within:
- a CDS encoding DEAD/DEAH box helicase — its product is MTFSDLGLGDAVLKALSDVGYETPSAIQAATIPTLLAGRDVVGLAQTGTGKTAAFALPILDRLDVAQKTPQALVLAPTRELALQVCEAFEKYASHTRGVRVLPVYGGQGYGVQLSALRRGVHIIVGTPGRIMDHLDKGTLDLSELKYLVLDEADEMLKMGFAEDVETILADTPSTKQVALFSATMPAAIRRMSKQYLHDPEEITVKTKTTTSASTTQRYLIVSFQQKIDALTRILEVENFEGMIVFARTKSATEEVAEKLRARGYSAAAINGDIAQVQRERTVNQLKSGKLDILVATDVAARGLDVDRISHVVNFDIPTDTESYVHRIGRTGRAGRTGDAISFVTPRERGLVAAIERATRQPLTQMQLPTAEDVNVTRLARFDDRITAALDQTERIDGFRDVIAHYVRNHDVPEVDVAAALAVVAQGESPLLLEPEPARQKFDRDDRSDRGERPGRFDRDDRGERPERRQRPSNSRMATYRLAVGKRHRVEPRQIVGALANEGGLSRGDFGVIQIRPDFSLVELPADLSAETLARLADTRISGKLIELRPDSGGPRRPDGDDRPARKPRHRDTGDNA